The Paroedura picta isolate Pp20150507F chromosome 17, Ppicta_v3.0, whole genome shotgun sequence genome contains the following window.
TACGGCCGGCTTGTTTCTCCGGAAGGCCAAtaatagggcacagaggccaacatccttctggctctgggattcagaggatgagagcccctgaacatggagattcccctcagtcGCCATGATGGACTTCTCCTCCCAGAATCTATCGGATCCCTCTTTAAAGCAGTTTATTCCCGTGGCCACCACTCCGTCGTCTGGCATCCATTCGgcggtctgtgggggggggggcacctggccACAGACCGCTCCCCAGTTACCCCTGGGTCAAGAGagagagcccccccacccccctaccccacCAATGTGGGTCGTTATGAGATTGCTCTCCCCAGCAGCCTGGATTCTTGGTGCACGAAGCAAAACtggggtatgtggggggggggggggattgctgctTGAATATCCAGGTAGGACAGGTGCGTGGCTCttaagagacacacacacacaccctcctttgACACAGCAAGAACGCACAACACACCTGCCAGCCCCCTGCTGTTCACAAGAGGGCAGCATTCCCCTGTTTGACACCAGATCTTTAAACTGCATAATATTAGGTCaatgattttttttgtgtgtgtgtggggggggagcatggaTTTATATAGCCTGCTGCTTTTCTGGGAAGTTCGTCCCCCTTGTGTCCAGTGGTGCCCGCTTCCTCGTTAAGTAGGCCGAGAACCAGCGCTTTAATCAGCTTAGAAGTGGGCCGTCTGGAATGGGAATAAAAAGAGGgggtcggtggggggggggaaacagcttcTGCCTGTCGAAAGGGTCTTGTAGGGAGCGtgtgcggagggagggaggccgggccTCGCCTGGGGGCTGTGAGTCAGGGGTCTCGTTGATGCTTGCAAGGCAGACAGAAAGCAGGTGAGAAATATAGAACGTTACGTTTTAGTTCTTTGGTTTTCTGCAAAAGCTCACGGTGGTTAAGGGTGTGTGGCTGCATCTTTATCAGCCTGCGTTTATCCTTTTTCCTTTGGGCTGAAAGATGGGCACAGCAGGAGCCCCCTGTCCTCTCTGGGGGTTTCCCTTTGGCAgcatctctctctatctctctttcctcccccaggAGCCACCAGGGAGTCAGCGGGCGAAGGAAGAAGAGCAGAAAATTAGCGCCGAGTCCCGGGTGCGGAACCacgagcagcggctggacaagaTTGTGCAGAGAGCCACCTTTGAGGAGAAGGTGATCAGCCGTGGAGAGCGGGGGGCGCAGGGCCATTCGCGGTGACTTCCTGCCATGCTGGGGTAGAGCCCAGGAAGCTTTCTTTGGGAGCTTTTCAGGTCATGGCAGAGGCCAGAGGCCGGGACCTCGCATGCCACAGACGGCCGAAAGCTCAGCTCTTCTCCCAGCCGCAGGACAAGTGCTGCTTTCCCACTCGCAGCTCCGCCATTCCCAACTTTGGCTCTTGCCGATGTCAGCGGCAGCTCCTAAGCCAGCTTGGGACTCTTTGCGCCCATAATAATCCTCTCTGAGGGAAACCACTTTAATAGGACCACTCAGGGCGGGGAGGAAGCAGGCATACGACGTTGGCAGATGTGAGATACAACCCACAGGGCTAAAGCACATCTGGACTCGGTTTCCTTCatgtcttcctccccctcccaataatGAGGTAgactcagaatcacagagttggaagggatctccaaggatcatctagtccaaccccctgcacaatgcaggaaatgtttCTTAAATCCGAATAATACGAACACACATGGGATAAAATTAGGAACCCACCAATAGCTGCCAGGGACTCAAACATGACCAAAAAATTACACTCCCCCCCTTCAAAACGAACCTTCTTCATGGCTTCTGTTCCTTTCCACAGCCGGAAACCGATTTCTTTGGCCGTGTAATCGTCAAGGAAGTGTCTCCTTCAACAGGTAGGTGTCTTTGGGGAAAGAGGGTTAGTGTGCATGCTTCAAGACGCCTCGCACCGCAGAAGAAAAGATCTGTGGAGAACAGACTCTTCCTGTGCATGTGGCCCATTCAAAGGGTAGGGATCCTGCTTTTGCAGAAAGGACCGTTCGTTGGGAATAAATTTAGAGGTTTCTCAAGGTGTTTGATGGCTGGGCAGCCAGGGGTCCCCTGCATTTTTGAGCCTGGAATCGAATCCAGACGTGGCACAGCTGTGtgtagcaacaaaatggctgccacaaaatggctgccacaggagtggagccagccacaaaatggccgccacagcatAACTGCCGTCCcacagtgcagatccttgtgctgctgctgctaaagTACGGTTTTAaagacctgcacagccaatcagaagcaaaACTCTACCTGGCCTCACCCAGTTCCTAAAAATAGTAGGTGGGTATCAGAAAAGGTGTCATCGGGGGTCCGAAACGGCCCCAGCTGTATCGTGGAAGTCGGCCTCTCAGCCCCATGCTGCTATTTCTGCCTTTTGTTTTCCTGTAGAACCAAAGTTGCCccttaaaaaaagtttttttctcctcctccttcccgcaGCCAACGAGGTGCCTGAAAAAAACACAGCCGAAAAACGAGTTGGGAGAGCCGTCGGACAGAGCGACGTCTGGTTCCGGTTTAACGAAGGCGTCTCCAACGCCGTCCGGAGAAATATTTACATTAAGGATTTGCTCTAGCAATAGAAAACCCCGGTTTGTCTGCACAGTTTGCCCCTCCGAAAGAAAGGCCAGATGTTTTGGCACCGTGACAAGGAAACGGGACGTTCACACTGTTCTCTTTGGCGTCTGATCGCTTGtacttttgttttgtgtttttgttaaAATAATAGATTGCAAACACTTGCGTAGCATCGCTTCCTTTATTCGGTTTACAAACGTGTCACTTTTCCTCGGCTTTTGATTTTTCAAAACCGCAAACGCGTATAATCCTACAAgatacaaaagagaaaaaaaaaaagtaccgAAAACCATCGCCGTGTTTTATAAAAGTGTCGAGTTCCTTTACAAGTTTCcccgaaagagagagagagagagagagagtcggaCAAAACAGTTTACAGGAAAGAGCAACCTTTTGCAACTACCACACTCCTCGGGACTTGCGAGATTTCGTTTCTTGTCGCTGGCTTCTCCGCCAAAACAGGCGGGACCAAGCAAGAGGGTTTCGGCCTCCCTGGACAAGCAATTCCCAAATTGTGGACCCTCCCAAGTAGGGAACCCCCTtgcctcaactccccccccccttcctccatttaAAAACAGACGTCATCCCAAGGTAGGATgcaccagagcccccccccccttacggcGTCTGCTCCAGTGCTtaccagaagggggggggggattttagatgcatccctcctgcccccaaaggcTCAGCACCATTCCtgaggatctggggggggggggatgtgggagAAGTTACAGCCACCCTTgcaaaggagggagaggggagcgaAATCAAGTTTAGCCCCAGAGGAAAGCCAGCGACATCCGGGCAGTGCTGGTCCCGCCTTCATGCGCTCTTGAGCATCAAAGGGAACcattttcggagggggggggagggctagaGGAGGGTGCATTTTCCTTTCTCCACCCAGGGGTTGTTCTTCATCAGTTCTGGGTTCAGAAAGGGGTCGTTCGGAATGCCATCTTCTATCCACTTGAGGaatctggaagggaagggagagaacacACAGTTTGCTTCCTAATCGAgtccctaaggaggtggggagctccccctcactggccgtcttcaagcagtggatggacagatccttctcctggattattgaggctgattctgccttgggcagggggctggactagatggcctctagggtccCTTCCCACTGGCCTTATGGATTTTTGCAAAATTGTGCCAGCACATTGAGTGTGTGTCGCACACTGTCCCTGCCCTGCATATTGtgaatataacaatataatatagtgaaaggagaggagagggggttaGCTGCCCCTCCCAGAAAGAaacggaggaggggagggggcttgtgGGCAGACTCACTCAGGGATGGTTTTGGAAGAGAGTTCCCGCTTGTAAGCCAGCTGGTACTTAAGGCTTTCGATTTCCTTCTTCCActggggggtctcccattcatCCATGGGGGCCGCTCTTGGGGGCTCCGCTCAGCTGCACAGAAGGGCCCCGGACAGACGTCAACCTGCATCGGAGACCAGAACCATGAGTGAGAGTCTTGCATGTTTTTGTCCCGGCTAAAAAATTGGGAAGGTAGGAGATGTTAAAATCCTGACAGAATGGGGGGTGCAGCCAGGATGGAACTGGGGCTAACGCCTAGGGGTGCCATCCTCAAGGTGGGGCCAGGGGATcgctcagaattacagctcctctccagacttcaaagatcagttccccagccGTCAGCGTCTCCACCACCCCATGGACTAGAAACATGGTTTTAAAATCAATGTGCAAGAGACCTTATGTTGCGCTCGTGAGCTAAAGACCGCCCAAGAGCTCCACTGCAGGTTCGGAAAGAGGAGGGATGTAGTGACGGTCACAGGAATAAACGTCTTAAAAGGGGGcgtagacagattcatggaggagaggttggTCAATGGCTACCAGCCGTGGTGACtggggggaacctccacattcaggggcagtcagcctctggatcccagagccaggaggcatcaCCAGGGGGAGGCACTCTgtcctgcagaggagctggctggcccctgggagtgGCCCCTGGGAGTGCCCCCCCTGAGTGAAGGATGCTCTCCTGAACTTTGCAATGGGGTCAGCCGGCATCTCCATCCCCTGATTTGCAAGGTCTCTCCGGAGGCATCAGCATTTGACTGGCAAATCCCTCTAAATGCtgctggggcggggagggaggctcCAGCGGATAGATGGAAACGGAAGGTTACATCTGGATCCAAATTGCCGTCTGTCGGgacaggacgggggggggggttgcaaaggTGGACGGTGGAACGGCCTGACCAAGGAAATCTGGAAGGCCTCCCTAAGAACCCCAGAAGAgaactgctggatcagcccagtggtccatccagtccagcaccccGTCTCACCCTGGGGCCAaccagggcagagaggcggagagcttcccctgatgtggcctcagattcagaggtagactgcccctgaaggtggaggttcccctcagtcaccagggccAGTAGCCATGGATAGATTTACCCTCCACGAATCTCTCTATAGCCCTTTGTCATacctggggtgaggggagaaggAGCTGGGACGTCTCCACAGAATGTGCAGATATGAACGCTCTCTCTGAAGTCTTGTATCTGGTTGcttgggggttgttgttgtttattttttatgGACTCTTACTCACCTTAGAGCGACTGATCCTTCTCTCCTCTTGCTTTTtccctgagaaagaaagaaagtcccaGAGTTCCTCTCGGAAGAAGCCACTGCGGAGACAAGAGGAGAATAATCAGCAAATCTACCATCAAATAATACTATTaccctatagaatcgccaagagtCGGGCACggctgaacggataacatcatcatcaccaccaccaggccctcctgtccctcCCTGTCCTCTCAGGACATCATCTCCTCCGAAGGAGAGCTTCTGGCCGTCTCCTCGGTCCGCAGTTATtgggaataattgatttgaatggTCGTAATGTAGCAATGGTGTAATGCAATGCAGTCTGGTTGTGTTTTCCCCTGGTCTGCGAACGGAGGAGACAGACAGAGGGTCTTCCTTCAAATGCCTCCCCGGGACTGCTTTGGATTCTGTCGGCTGCTATCAAAGGCCAATTGGAGGGTGCCCAGGTGGTTTGCCCAGCTCAaaaggatgcctctctttgtcttctcaGGAACAGAGTCTTACCTGAGCAATCTAGATCTTGCCCTGGGGGGAAAGACGCCGGCCTCTCCGCTCTGCGGTGGATGGGTTTATCCGTGGCAGAAAGGGTGGATCCAGGCATTCAAAGAAGCAATTTGGGACATGATTTGATTGCATTTTGCATGTTGCTAATACTGTGTGGCTAAGGGCAGAaagacgggggtggggggtggcttggattccacctccaccccccccctgttcattttattattttcactcactgttattttttaaaggctgaGATAGTCGATCAAATATTATTGTCCTGTCCATATGCGAATGATCGATGCTCCTAATATTTTAGGCCAGTTTTAAGCCACCCCAGGAAGAGCAGAGCAATTCTGTGCTACTGTCCTCCTTTCAGAATTCCCTAAAGAAAGAACGGGAACAATATTTTGTATCATGGTACTTGCAAAAGGAAAGCAGGTGAGAATTTTGGAAGTTTGGGGTTATAACAGCCTCGGAATGGTACCTGGCCATTGCGttaactttttgttgttgttcctgcaCTGAAATAAACTGAGCCGGATATTTAaaaacatccctcccccccccaaaaaaaaaaaggactttaAAAGATAGCTGTGCATTAGCCAGCCTCCTGTTCGCCCTCTCTGTTATGGACACGTGAGACCCtgtccctgcctttcttcctttggtTTTGTTCTCTTCGTCTTGCCTGGGTCGGTGTGGGTAGCGTCTCCCCTTGGCTTTAACCACTaaccgcccgcccccccccccccccgtccaggtCCTGGGAATTCTGAGTTTGCTCCACCTTTTCCCTCAAGACCCCTTCACATCTGACTGGTCCTTCCTCAGCTCCTCAGCCCCAAGGCGACTCGCGGAAGGGAGATCTGATCTGATGACCAACTTGGGGTCACCTACAGCCGAAATCCACTAGCGCCAAAAGGAcaaagcaactgggggggggggaggagccctcCGATATTGGTCTACTTCCAACATTAATCCACAAAGGCACCGACCGAGGGCTTACACCCGATTAACATTGACGTAAGCGAGATCAGAAATTGGGCCTGCCACCTCAGGGAGAGTGGACAACGGACTGAGCAAACATTTCTAATGGTGGGCTTGTTTTGACCTCTTTCCGAGCACTTGACTGGACTCAGGTTGGTCTACTCTGTTGGCCAAGAGCGAAAGAGGTTTCCAGCAGGCTCTAAATCTCCTCCGTAAAAAGTTGGCACTTCATGGAGAACttctatggggaaaaaaacaatattttgggACCGGAgaaataagaagaagagctgggggtggaGGGTTATACCCATATTTCACCTGCCcctttgagagagctctgagagaacagccctgagagagctgtgactggcccaaggtcacccagttaccTGCTTGTGGAAGActaggggatcaaacccagttctccagtttacagTCTGCCACTCTGAGCCTGTCTGCCTTACAGCAGAAAGCCCTGTTTCCAAACCAGGAACAATCATGTACACGAGTATCTTCTACTGATCAGGGAGAGGCCCAGAAATATCAGCGATAGGCACAGAAACACCCTCAGCTCAAAGACACACAGATCTCCGCCTTGGGCACGCCTTGcgtgcatcctgccctccttaacAGGAAGCACGGATTCAAAACAGCATTTCATTCTCAGCTGAAATTCCTCAACGAACAacaatctgtctgtctgtttcggGACAACGATTGAACTTCCCCATTCCCGGCTCACACACATGCAAAAAGAAATCTGGGCACGGGATAGAGTGGAGTCTCCGCATGGAAACTCTCTGATAGCCCTGGCTGGcccattctctcagcctcaggagctaagcaggatcgccccggcctagtatttggatgggagaccttccagGAAGATGCCGAGCCAGGCCACAGAAAACCACCTCTGGCCGTCCCTTGCCTCGGAAGCCCTGGGGGTCACCCGGAGCCAGCTTGACCGCAGCAGCAACCCACACAAACCGTGCCCATCGGCCGCCCCCGAGTCCGTGAAAAAGAGAGGCAGATGCAAACGAGACAATTTCAGAGAGGGAAATGAGGCGCCTGCTAATACCACTTGAAGGGAATTAACTTCACGCATTCCAGGGTAGGATATTAATTCTGATAGTTCTGGGCCGACAGGAGGCTCTTGAGGACCGAATCCTTGACGAGCTGCATATGCAAATGGGAGCAAAAGGAATGCAAATAATTAGATGATGAAGCCCTCGCCCCATtcgtgccggggaggggggggggaacagctgtCCCTCTTGTTCGGAGATCAACAAGACATCAATCCGACTGATTGTCGACAGTCAGCTCTGTCTCCATGCGAGTGTTACACTGAACACCTCCCCGACTTGAAGCCATGCTCCGCTGCACCCCTCTGGGACAACATTTTGGATCTGGGACGCGCAGAGGTCTAAGTCGGTcccgctctctcagcctcacctacctcacagggctgttgtgatgtgCAAaacggagggaggggaaagatgcACGTCCTGCGGAGTTCTTTGGGGAAGAGGTTGGCTTTGTCAGCCCTCTCCCCCTCGTGCTTGATTTTCTAAATTCTCTAAACCTCTCTCCTGCTTCCGCTTGGATGTCTCTGTCTAGACCccaactcttcagcctttcctcctaggaaaggggctctgaccccccccccccaccgtcttGGTGGTCTGTCTCCCACCTTCTCCCTTTCTGCAAGAACCGCACCCAGGGCTTCCCACGGCCTCTCCTGGCCTCACAATGCCTTGAGGGGCTTGGGTTCTCTTCTGCCGAGTTTCTGTTGACGCCCCCAGCGGAGGGCAGGGCTTTGTGCCAGGGCTGCTCAGCTGTCTCTGCACCACAAtatcccacaacaagcacccagGGACCTCCAACATGGCCGTGAGCACATCCAAGGCCTCCGACATCCCTCTGGGCCCAAAGGCGGCAGAAACAAGCGGCCTTTCTGAGCCCAAATGAAGCCCCGTCGGCCGATGGTGGGGTTGAACCAGGCGGGCTGTTTGGGGAATGGGCTCGGAGATGTGCTCTCGGGCCGGGGGGGCTGGGCAGGAGGCTAGAGCCAGGGCTGGCCGGTGGTACCGATCCGCCAGCGGAAGAACCCTCCAAAGAAACTCCCGAGGAGAAGCCAAAGTTCCCAAGTTTTGCCTCCTTTGTCAACAGCACGTGAAGAGTCAGGCCGCTGGTCCATCCAGCCCAAAGCCTGCCAAGATCTCTGGCAGgtagagctgccagcctccagatgggaaaaACGCACGAGGCCAGGTAAAGTGATGGAAAAACCAGATTGGGGCTCTCTGTCTTTTTGAGAGGAGCTGGGCAAACAATAGCAACCCACCGGCTCCCGGAATTAGCCATTTGCTCAGGGGAGGAGATGATATTTGCTCAACCTCCAGGggcagcctggagatcttcccgAATTACCACAGATCGCTGGAGGAGGACCgagatcagctcctctgcaaAACCACGCTTGGTCACTTCTTCTGAAAGCTCTTCCTCTGAACGAGGGGGGCCCACTGGGCTTTTCTGCCCTGCCGTGTGGGATGTGGGCGTATGAACTGGGTGGCCCCTCACCCCAAGCAGCTCCCGTCTAATTTGGGATTTAAAAGCAAGGAGGGCCCTTCTTGTTGGTCCCCGCTCCCCTGCCAGCGGTTCGGAACTCCAAAGGTGCACTGCTTCTGCCCATGGAGGTTCCACGTTGACATCCCACAGGCCACGTTTCCTGGGCCTTCCGCCCGCAGCGGAGGAACGATTTGCCCTCCCTTGGCCCCCAGCTGCGCCTTGACAAGCAGGATGAAACAAAGCCTTACCTGAGAAGAAGGTGTTGATTCAAGAGCACCGGACACAACGGTGTGGGTCGTTTCCCCGGGAAGCTGGCCTCCACTGCCGATCCAAGAAAGGAAAGCTCCCCACCAGCTCTGCGGCACTCTCTCGGCAGTGTGTCCCCAAGCCGGGCCACTCGTGTGGCTGTTAACGGTCTGAAATCCCGAATGTAATCTATTAATGTGCGGGCTGTCCAGCTGTGGCGACACGGCGAAGGACAAGGATAATGAGAAATCcagccgcccccctccctccctcccttccctccctcccttcccagatgCTACGTTCTCTTTTCACGGTTGGACTCTAGATAAGCTGTTGCAGAGAATCACCCTTCCGTCTCTGTCTCCTGCAGGCCTCCCACGACAGACGGGCAGACGGACGGACAGGCTGGGGCACTCTGCAGAAAGGAAGCCGCTGGCCTGGGTCCGAGCATCCCGGGAGGGGCGGTGTTGATGGTTGGGTGCCATGGCTACCTGGTTCCCCCACCTCCCCTCAGGACGGCACCTTAATTGTATCCCTGGGgcgaaggggaggaaagccccacGAGGTAATCTGCCGGCAATAACACTGGTAATAGCCACGGGGACCCTTTCTTAATGGGCCGGagaagagttgacaaagagagattttcccctcctctccccaaagacTCAAATGCGAGGCATCCCATGACgctgatgggcaggaggctcCGAACGGGCTTTGCACAGAGAGGCTCAAAGGTGGATCTCGCTGCCAGAGGACGGGGTGATGGCCACGGGAATAAACCGCTCCCACGGGGGAGGAGACCGATTCGTGGAGGGGAGTTATGTGCTGGggctatttttgttgttgttgtttgtggaGTGGCAAATAGCTCAAATGCTAATGTGTTATATTTGTTTCTACGTGGTTGCTTTTAACCTCATACCTCGCCACCAGACCCTTCAGGCGAGAGGAGACCAATAAACAAGGGAGCCAAACCTTACATGCATGGAGAaggaatccccccccacacacacccccctcAATTCCAGGccctctgacacacacacacacacacccctcatcaTTCAAATGCTCGCCTTCTGCAGAGGTCCACTCTGCACCACTTAGCTGGTGCATTAAAGAGGTCGGCACAAGGGGA
Protein-coding sequences here:
- the GNG13 gene encoding guanine nucleotide-binding protein G(I)/G(S)/G(O) subunit gamma-13 isoform X2; protein product: MDEWETPQWKKEIESLKYQLAYKRELSSKTIPEFLKWIEDGIPNDPFLNPELMKNNPWVEKGKCTLL
- the GNG13 gene encoding guanine nucleotide-binding protein G(I)/G(S)/G(O) subunit gamma-13 isoform X1; the encoded protein is MLGPRPAASFLQSAPACPSVCPSVVGGLQETETEGPLTATRVARLGDTLPRECRRAGGELSFLGSAVEASFPGKRPTPLCPVLLNQHLLLSGFFREELWDFLSFSGKKQEERRISRSKVDVCPGPFCAAERSPQERPPWMNGRPPSGRRKSKALSTSWLTSGNSLPKPSLNSSSG